From a region of the Mesomycoplasma ovipneumoniae ATCC 29419 genome:
- the rpmG gene encoding 50S ribosomal protein L33, translating to MKKKISLSCFVCKNRNYKTNKSLQTRLQINKFCKICRKSTLHQEEK from the coding sequence ATGAAGAAAAAAATTAGTCTAAGCTGCTTTGTTTGTAAAAATCGGAACTATAAAACAAATAAATCGCTTCAAACTCGCCTTCAGATTAATAAATTTTGCAAAATATGTCGCAAATCTACTTTACACCAAGAGGAAAAATAA
- a CDS encoding sigma-70 family RNA polymerase sigma factor, with amino-acid sequence MWLDRKKKIAKNKRYFTVLNKYSHILLACSKQVIKTFALTPITYQDLFNASIDKFVQLYEEFDPSLGIPLENYLVHKIKLFMLGYATSFTTKNYQIANFSVSLDELPENIEFAVESELHKLEIQDIYNRITESFDELEMEMFEMFFIQDIPTNVIAKKIGITTQKVNDFIRATSNKLRSFFLN; translated from the coding sequence ATGTGATTAGATCGTAAGAAAAAAATAGCTAAAAATAAGAGATATTTTACCGTTTTAAACAAATATTCGCATATTTTATTAGCTTGTTCAAAGCAAGTAATAAAAACTTTTGCCTTAACACCGATAACTTATCAAGACCTATTTAATGCTTCAATTGACAAATTTGTGCAGTTATATGAAGAATTTGACCCTAGTTTAGGTATCCCGCTTGAAAATTATTTGGTTCACAAAATTAAACTGTTTATGTTAGGGTATGCAACTTCTTTTACTACAAAAAACTATCAAATAGCAAATTTTTCAGTTTCACTTGATGAATTACCTGAAAATATCGAGTTTGCTGTCGAAAGTGAGCTTCACAAACTAGAAATTCAGGATATTTACAACCGAATTACCGAGTCTTTTGATGAACTTGAGATGGAAATGTTTGAAATGTTTTTTATTCAAGACATTCCAACTAATGTTATTGCTAAAAAAATTGGCATCACCACACAAAAGGTTAATGATTTTATTCGAGCTACAAGTAATAAATTAAGAAGTTTTTTCCTAAATTAA
- the rlmB gene encoding 23S rRNA (guanosine(2251)-2'-O)-methyltransferase RlmB, protein MLKYICGKNSVIEAIKNGFVFKQIYCLKQPDSPIFSNQKVQIVTKDFLDKLVSANHQGFVGVVENFKFFEIDVLSKDRPEIILILDHIHDQNNLGNIIRTANCFGIKHIILPKKRAAKLNETTFKVASGGFIGIKFILVNSIVAAINKLKKIGFWIYATDLSEKSKKINEIQFNFPCALIVGNEATGIKKSSLYASDESFFIPMEGKIDSLNVTVATGIILFYLKNKQK, encoded by the coding sequence ATGCTTAAATATATCTGTGGCAAGAATTCGGTGATAGAAGCAATTAAAAATGGGTTTGTTTTTAAACAAATTTACTGTTTAAAACAGCCTGATAGTCCAATTTTTTCGAACCAAAAAGTACAAATAGTTACTAAAGATTTTTTAGATAAATTAGTTTCTGCAAACCACCAAGGTTTTGTTGGTGTTGTTGAAAACTTTAAATTTTTTGAAATTGATGTTTTAAGCAAGGATAGACCCGAAATTATTTTAATTCTTGATCATATTCATGATCAAAATAATCTCGGTAACATTATTAGAACAGCAAATTGTTTTGGAATTAAGCATATAATTTTGCCCAAAAAGCGAGCAGCTAAACTAAATGAAACCACATTCAAAGTTGCATCAGGTGGCTTTATCGGTATCAAATTTATTCTTGTAAATTCAATTGTAGCCGCAATTAATAAACTAAAAAAAATAGGTTTTTGAATTTATGCCACTGATTTAAGCGAAAAAAGTAAAAAAATTAATGAAATTCAGTTTAATTTTCCCTGCGCACTTATAGTTGGCAATGAGGCTACCGGAATTAAAAAAAGTAGTTTGTATGCTAGTGATGAGTCATTTTTTATTCCGATGGAAGGTAAAATTGATTCACTAAACGTTACAGTTGCGACGGGAATTATACTTTTTTATCTAAAAAACAAACAAAAATAA
- the cysS gene encoding cysteine--tRNA ligase: MSSTKSNLNVYLCGPTVYNHVHIGNLRSVIVFDFLVSVWKYFGKKVNFVQNITDIDDKIIEKAMELGLTEAELSQKYIFEYFSVLETFNIKKPDKIIKVTQILDKIIDYIVELKDKNFTYFNQNGDLVFEASKIANYGVISQQKVHNLYQKDRQTKSVNDFVLWKKTKKGVLFDSPFGLGRPGWHTECSAIIYNHFDKNSVDIHGGGVDLIFPHHENENAQHFALTNELISKKWIRVGFVNFNGKKMSKSIGNIIFAKEFAKKYDPDVLRSIFLSINPSVPINLTDELIQNHQKLITKYKKIYFDWILNPKEIEKSAVDQILLLIEEQKFSNAIFLISNLAKQKKNSEIVFIFKLLRFSFARKEINSEDQENIQIWKKLLEQKKYEEADKYREKLWKRFIFS, translated from the coding sequence ATGAGCTCAACTAAAAGTAATTTGAATGTTTATCTTTGCGGTCCTACGGTTTATAATCACGTTCATATCGGCAATTTAAGGTCGGTAATTGTGTTTGATTTTCTAGTTTCTGTATGAAAATATTTTGGCAAAAAAGTTAATTTTGTCCAAAATATCACTGATATTGACGACAAAATTATCGAAAAAGCAATGGAATTAGGGCTAACTGAAGCTGAATTGAGTCAAAAATACATTTTTGAATATTTTAGTGTTCTTGAAACATTTAATATTAAAAAACCTGACAAAATAATAAAAGTAACGCAAATTCTTGACAAAATTATCGACTATATTGTCGAGTTAAAAGATAAAAATTTTACTTATTTTAATCAAAACGGGGACCTTGTTTTTGAGGCAAGTAAAATTGCAAATTACGGTGTAATTTCTCAACAAAAAGTCCACAATTTGTACCAAAAAGATCGTCAAACTAAGTCTGTAAACGATTTTGTTTTGTGAAAAAAAACAAAAAAAGGCGTACTTTTTGACTCGCCTTTTGGCCTAGGCAGACCCGGGTGACACACTGAGTGCTCGGCAATTATTTATAATCATTTTGACAAAAATTCAGTGGATATTCACGGAGGTGGTGTTGATTTGATTTTTCCGCATCATGAAAATGAAAATGCCCAACATTTTGCTTTAACAAACGAGCTAATTTCAAAAAAATGAATTCGTGTTGGCTTTGTAAATTTTAACGGTAAAAAAATGTCTAAATCAATAGGAAATATAATTTTTGCAAAAGAATTTGCAAAAAAATACGATCCAGATGTTCTTCGCAGCATTTTTTTGTCAATAAATCCTAGTGTCCCGATTAATTTAACAGATGAATTAATCCAAAATCACCAAAAATTAATAACAAAATACAAAAAAATTTATTTTGACTGAATTCTGAATCCTAAAGAAATTGAAAAAAGCGCTGTTGATCAAATTTTATTACTCATTGAAGAACAAAAATTTTCTAATGCTATTTTTTTAATCTCTAACTTAGCAAAACAAAAAAAGAATTCAGAAATTGTCTTTATATTCAAATTACTAAGATTTAGCTTTGCAAGAAAAGAAATTAATTCTGAAGATCAAGAAAATATTCAAATTTGAAAAAAACTTCTTGAACAAAAAAAATATGAAGAAGCTGATAAATATCGCGAAAAATTATGAAAAAGGTTCATTTTTTCATAA
- a CDS encoding YgjP-like metallopeptidase domain-containing protein has product MNSNKKAKFRELKIDLNGQKYPIFVEFRPKSSRLIVKLVDNYILVQTGLVLTDEVLIRSVRNSKYFNKIINILPLRQVLHFSESFFYLFGKKNYFSLIKTKNKLYLQSQFAIFSLGRPKNIEAKIEKLLMKHFEDYLIQRTNFWTKTLEVPDYIVKLSRKNTSWGTNYYRQKIHYSKYLFAFSKEIIDYVIVHEVVHHFFRNHGKLFWEKIGKIIPNYTDLVKKLTNYELN; this is encoded by the coding sequence ATGAATTCCAACAAAAAAGCTAAGTTTCGCGAACTAAAAATAGACCTAAATGGTCAAAAATATCCTATTTTTGTTGAATTCAGGCCTAAAAGTTCGCGCCTGATAGTTAAATTAGTTGATAACTATATTTTGGTTCAGACCGGACTTGTCTTAACTGACGAAGTTTTAATCAGGAGTGTCAGAAATTCAAAATATTTTAATAAAATTATCAATATTTTGCCATTAAGGCAAGTGCTGCACTTTTCTGAATCTTTTTTTTACCTTTTTGGTAAAAAAAACTATTTTAGCTTAATAAAAACAAAAAATAAACTCTATTTGCAAAGTCAGTTTGCTATTTTTTCCTTAGGTCGGCCAAAAAATATTGAGGCTAAAATTGAAAAACTGTTAATGAAACATTTTGAAGACTATTTGATTCAGCGAACAAATTTTTGAACTAAAACCTTAGAAGTTCCTGATTACATAGTCAAGCTATCACGAAAAAATACATCCTGAGGCACCAATTATTATCGTCAAAAAATTCATTATAGCAAATATTTATTTGCATTTTCCAAGGAAATTATTGATTACGTGATTGTTCATGAGGTAGTTCACCATTTTTTTCGCAACCACGGCAAGCTTTTTTGGGAAAAAATTGGTAAAATTATACCTAATTACACTGATTTAGTTAAAAAATTAACGAATTATGAGCTCAACTAA
- a CDS encoding CNNM domain-containing protein: MPGYFIALGIVLLFLFLISAIFSASETVFTATSRAKVDENISDSFWGKKQILKYYDNYEKTLTIILIWNNIVNIGISIIISALFSNLAINESLQILISIAATTPPLIIFGEIYPKIFGRKKPILFLKAFWFFITFFYYFLFPLAALMTKFVKKINVTNTENELKKIILQTHQEDVLEKDESDLAIRALEFDSFTTAKHFTKLEDVVFVKYEDSLESIKEVIIDSNFSRIPVWKDDNFVGILLSKDILHLDKFDINDHIIKTPLLLSTSLIKTNYEILKKSKSHLGFVVESNKSQKIVGILTFEDILECLLGPIYDEYDYRDDLDFYQISPNQITTKAETSILTINKILAVNLPVSFKNLNQWLLSQSSKKKLVLGAKFYFDWPTYKLEFEIIDKSANTIELKITKNEFQQKS; this comes from the coding sequence TTTTTACTGCCACAAGTCGGGCAAAAGTTGATGAAAATATTTCTGATTCTTTTTGAGGGAAAAAGCAAATTCTTAAATATTATGATAATTATGAAAAAACTTTGACAATTATACTAATTTGAAACAACATTGTCAACATCGGAATTTCTATTATAATTTCGGCACTTTTTTCAAATTTAGCAATTAATGAATCTTTGCAAATTTTAATTTCAATAGCGGCAACAACTCCGCCGTTAATAATTTTTGGTGAAATTTACCCTAAAATTTTTGGTCGAAAAAAACCGATTTTATTTTTAAAAGCTTTTTGATTTTTTATTACTTTTTTTTACTACTTTTTATTTCCACTAGCGGCTTTAATGACTAAATTTGTCAAAAAAATCAATGTAACAAACACTGAAAACGAGCTAAAAAAAATAATTTTACAAACTCACCAAGAAGATGTTCTTGAAAAAGATGAATCTGACTTGGCAATTCGAGCGCTTGAATTTGACTCTTTTACAACCGCCAAACATTTTACAAAACTTGAGGATGTTGTCTTTGTAAAATATGAAGATAGTCTTGAATCGATTAAAGAAGTAATAATTGACTCAAATTTTTCGAGAATTCCTGTTTGAAAAGACGACAATTTTGTTGGAATTTTACTTTCAAAAGACATTTTACACCTTGATAAATTTGACATTAACGATCATATAATAAAAACTCCTCTTCTTCTTTCGACATCTTTGATTAAAACAAATTATGAGATTTTGAAAAAATCAAAATCTCATTTAGGATTTGTAGTTGAGTCCAATAAATCGCAAAAAATTGTTGGAATTCTTACATTTGAAGATATACTCGAGTGTCTTTTGGGTCCAATTTATGATGAGTATGACTATCGTGATGACCTTGATTTTTATCAAATTAGTCCAAATCAGATTACAACAAAAGCCGAAACTTCTATTTTGACAATTAACAAAATTTTAGCAGTCAATCTTCCTGTTAGTTTTAAAAATTTAAATCAGTGACTTTTATCCCAAAGTTCGAAAAAAAAGCTTGTTTTAGGGGCAAAATTCTATTTTGACTGGCCAACATACAAACTTGAATTTGAAATTATTGACAAAAGTGCAAATACAATCGAGCTAAAAATAACCAAAAATGAATTCCAACAAAAAAGCTAA